In Methanosarcina siciliae T4/M, one genomic interval encodes:
- a CDS encoding protease inhibitor I42 family protein produces MKKILKIMAMLLVISTVVFAAGCTEGAEPAGNETPEDSEQVPPATPDTSGTTEETVTENITTENNTTENNTTENNTTENNTTENNTTEANETVETGQIVTEADNGTSISLENGENFTLQLGGNPTTGYSWELNVSEGLSILSVDYIQDPAPEGYTGVSGIYTWVIQAVDPGTQQVDGIYKRSWENTTGNEDNFTLTVEVE; encoded by the coding sequence ATGAAGAAAATTTTAAAGATAATGGCAATGCTCCTTGTCATTTCCACTGTTGTTTTTGCAGCCGGATGTACCGAAGGGGCAGAGCCTGCAGGAAATGAAACTCCGGAAGATTCCGAACAGGTCCCCCCTGCAACACCTGATACTTCTGGCACGACAGAAGAAACTGTTACTGAAAATATCACAACTGAAAATAACACAACTGAAAATAACACAACTGAAAATAACACAACTGAAAATAACACAACTGAAAATAACACAACTGAAGCTAATGAAACCGTGGAAACAGGGCAGATAGTTACTGAAGCCGACAATGGGACAAGCATAAGTCTCGAAAACGGGGAGAATTTTACCCTCCAGCTTGGGGGAAACCCCACTACAGGTTATTCCTGGGAACTCAACGTGAGCGAGGGGCTCAGTATTCTCAGTGTTGATTATATCCAGGATCCGGCTCCTGAAGGGTATACCGGTGTTTCCGGAATTTATACATGGGTAATTCAAGCCGTGGACCCGGGCACCCAGCAGGTGGATGGAATATACAAGAGGTCCTGGGAGAACACAACCGGGAATGAGGATAACTTTACACTCACTGTTGAGGTTGAGTGA